From Camelus dromedarius isolate mCamDro1 chromosome X, mCamDro1.pat, whole genome shotgun sequence, one genomic window encodes:
- the MED12 gene encoding mediator of RNA polymerase II transcription subunit 12 isoform X5 — protein MAAFGILSYEHRPLKRPRLGPPDVYPQDPKQKEDELTALNVKQGFNNQPAVSGDEHGSAKNVNFNPAKISSNFSSIIAEKLRCNTLPDTGRRKPQVNQKDNFWLVTPRSQSAINTWFTDLAGTKPLTQLAKKVPIFSKKDEVFGYLAKYTVPVMRAAWLIKMTCAYYAAMSETKVKKRHVVDPFTEWTQIITKYLWEQLQKMAEYYRPGPAGSGGCGSTIGPLPHDVEVAIRQWDYNEKLAMFMFQDGMLDRHEFLTWVLECFEKIRPGEDELLKLLLPLLLRYSGEFVQSAYLSRRLAYFCTRRLALQLDGVSSHSSHVMSTQSTSTLPTTPTPQPPTSSTPSTPFSDLLMCPQHRPLVFGLSCILQTILLCCPSALVWHYSLTDSRIKTGSPLDHLPIAPSNLPMPEGNSAFTQQVRAKLREIEQQIKERGQAVEVRWSFDKCQEATAGFTIGRVLHTLEVLDSHSFERSDFSNSLDSLCNRIFGLGPSKDGHEISSDDDAVVSLLCEWAVSCKRSGRHRAMVVAKLLEKRQAEIEAERCGESEASDEKGSIASGSLSAPSAPIFQDVLLQFLDTQAPMLTDPRSESERVEFFNLVLLFCELIRHDVFSHNMYTCTLISRGDLAFGAPGPRPPSPFDDPADDPERKEAEGSSSSKLEDPGLSESMDIDPSSSVLFEDMEKPDFSLFSPTMPCEGKGSPSPGKPDVEKEVKPPPKEKLEGTLGVLYDQPRHVQYATHFPIPQEESCSHECNQRLVVLFGVGKQRDDARHAIKKITKDILKVLNRKGTAETDQLAPIVPLNPGDLTFLGGEDGQKRRRNRPEAFPTAEDIFAKFQHLSHYDQHQVTAQVSRNVLEQITSFALGMSYHLPLVQHVQFIFDLMEYSLSISGLIDFAIQLLNELSVVEAELLLKSSDLVGSYTTSLCLCIVAVLRHYHACLILNQDQMAQVFEGLCGVVKHGMNRSDGSSAERCILAYLYDLYTSCSHLKSKFGELFSDFCSKVKNTIYCNVEPSESNMRWAPEFMIDTLENPAAHTFTYTGLGKSLSENPANRYSFVCNALMHVCVGHHDPDRVNDIAILCAELTGYCKSLSAEWLGVLKALCCSSNNGTCGFNDLLCNVDVSDLSFHDSLATFVAILIARQCLLLEDLIRCAAIPSLLNAACSEQDSEPGARLTCRILLHLFKTPQLNPCQSDGNKPTVGIRSSCDRHLLAASQNRIVDGAVFAVLKAVFVLGDAELKGSGFTVTGGTEELPEEEGGGGSGGRRQGGRNISVETASLDVYAKYVLRSICQQEWVGERCLKSLCEDSNDLQDPVLSSAQAQRLMQLICYPHRLLDNEDGENPQRQRIKRILQNLDQWTMRQSSLELQLMIKQTPKNEMNSLLENIAKATIEVFQQSAETGSSSGNTASNMPSSSKTKPVLSSLERSGVWLVAPLIAKLPTSVQGHVLKAAGEELEKGQHLGSSSRKERDRQKQKSMSLLSQQPFLSLVLTCLKGQDEQREGLLTSLYSQVHQIVNNWRDDQYLDDCKPKQLMHEALKLRLNLVGGMFDTVQRSTQQTTEWAVLLLEIIISGTVDMQSNNELFTTVLDMLSVLINGTLAADMSSISQGSMEENKRAYMNLVKKLQKELGERQSDSLEKVRQLLPLPKPTRDVITCEPQGSLIDTKGNKIAGFDSIFKKEGLQVSTKQKISPWDLFEGLKPSAPLSWGWFGTVRVDRRVARGEEQQRLLLYHTHLRPRPRAYYLEPLPLPPEDEEPPAPALLEPEKKAPEPPKTDKPGAAPPNTEERKKKSTKGKKRSQPAAKTEDYGMGPGRSGPYGVTVPPDLLHHANPGSISHLSYRQGSIGLYTQNQPLPAGGPRVDPYRPVRLPMQKMPTRPPYPGVLPTTMTGVMGLEPSSYKTSVYRQQQPAVPQGQRLRQQLQSQGILGQSSVHQMTPSSSYGLQTSQGYTPYVSHVGLQQHAGPAGTMVPPSYSSQPYQSTHPSTNPTLVDPTRHLQQRPSGYVHQQAPTYGHGLTSTQRFSHQTLQQTPMIGTMAQLGAQGVQAGVRSASILPEQQQQQQQQQQQQQQQQQQQQQQQQQQQQQQQQQQQQQYHIRQQQQQQILRQQQQQQQQQQQQQQQQQQQQQQQQQQQQQQQAHQQQQQAAPPQPQPQSQPQFQRQGLQQTQQQQQTAALVRQLQQQLSNTQPQPSTNIFGRY, from the exons ATGGCGGCCTTCGGGATCTTGAGCTACGAACACCGGCCCCTGAAGCGGCCGCGGCTGGGGCCTCCCGATGTGTACCCTCAAGATCCCAAACAGAAGGAG GATGAACTCACGGCCTTGAATGTAAAACAAGGTTTCAATAACCAGCCTGCTGTCTCTGGGGATGAACATGGCAGTGCCAAGAACGTCAACTTCAATCCTGCCAAG ATCAGTTCCAACTTCAGCAGCATTATTGCAGAGAAGTTACGTTGTAACACCCTCCCTGACACTGGTCGCAGGAAGCCCCAAGTGAACCAGAAGGACAACTTCTGGCTGGTGACTCCACGATCCCAGAGTGCCATTAACACCTGGTTCACTGACCTGGCTGGCACCAAGCCACTTACACAACTAGCCAAAAAG GTCCCCATTTTCAGTAAGAAGGACGAAGTGTTTGGGTACTTAGCCAAATACACAGTGCCTGTGATGCGGGCTGCCTGGCTCATTAAGATGACTTGTGCCTACTATGCAGCAATGTCTGAGACCAAGGTTAAGAAGCGACATGTCGTTGACCCCTTCACGG AATGGACTCAGATTATTACCAAGTACTTATGGGAGCAGCTGCAAAAGATGGCTGAATACTACCGGCCAGGGCCTGCTGGAAGTGGGGGCTGTGGTTCCACTATAGGGCCCTTGCCCCATGATGTAGAGGTGGCAATCCGGCAGTGGGACTACAACGAGAAGCTGGCCATGTTCATGTTTCAG GACGGAATGCTGGACAGACATGAGTTCCTGACCTGGGTACTTGAGTGTTTTGAGAAAATCCGCCCTGGAGAGGATGAATTACTTAAACTACTGCTGCCTTTGCTGCTTCGA TACTCTGGGGAATTCGTTCAGTCTGCGTACTTGTCTCGCCGCCTTGCGTACTTCTGTACGCGGAGACTGGCCCTACAGCTGGATGGCGTGAGCAGTCACTCGTCTCATGTGATGTCCACTCAGTCAACGAGCACACTGCCCACCACCCCTACTCCTCAGCCCCCAACTAGCAGCACACCCTCTACACCCTTTAGTGACCTGCTTATGTGCCCTCAGCACCGGCCCCTGGTTTTTGGCCTCAGCTGTATCCTTCAG ACCATCCTCCTGTGTTGTCCTAGTGCCCTGGTTTGGCACTACTCACTGACTGATAGTCGAATCAAGACTGGCTCACCACTTGACCACCTGCCAATTGCCCCCTCCAACCTGCCCATGCCAGAGGGCAACAGTGCCTTCACTCAGCAG GTTCGTGCAAAGTTGCGGGAGATTGAGCAGCAGATCAAGGAGCGGGGACAGGCTGTTGAGGTTCGCTGGTCTTTTGATAAGTGCCAGGAAGCGACTGCAG GCTTCACCATTGGACGAGTGCTCCATACTTTGGAAGTGCTGGACAGCCATAGTTTTGAACGTTCGGACTTCAGCAATTCACTTGACTCCCTTTGTAACCGAATCTTTGGATTGGGGCCTAGCAAGGATGGGCACGAG ATCTCCTCAGATGATGATGCTGTGGTATCATTACTGTGTGAATGGGCTGTCAGCTGCAAGCGCTCTGGTCGGCATCGTGCTATGGTGGTAGCCAAACTGCTGgagaagaggcaggcagagatTGAGGCTGAG CGTTGTGGAGAATCTGAAGCCTCAGATGAAAAGGGTTCCATCGCCTCTGGCTCCCTTTCTGCTCCCAGTGCTCCCATTTTCCAGGATGTCCTCCTACAGTTTCTGGACACACAGGCTCCCATGCTGA CGGACCCCCGGAGTGAGAGTGAGCGGGTAGAATTCTTTAACCTGGTACTGCTGTTCTGTGAACTGATTCGACATGATGTTTTCTCCCACAACATGTATACTTGCACCCTCATCTCCCGAGGGGACCTTGCCTTTGGAGCCCCTGGTCCCCGGCCTCCCTCTCCTTTTGACGACCCTGCCGATGACCCTGAGCGCAAGGAGGCtgagggcagcagcagcagcaagctGGAG GATCCAGGGCTCTCAGAGTCTATGGACATCGATCCTAGCTCCAGTGTGCTCTTTGAGGACATGGAGAAGCCTGACTTCTCA TTGTTCTCCCCTACTATGCCCTGTGAGGGCAAGGGCAGTCCATCCCCTGGGAAGCCAGATGTTGAGAAGGAGGTGAAGCCCCCACCCAAGGAGAAGCTAGAAGGGACCCTTGGGGTTCTTTATGACCAGCCGCGGCATGTGCAGTATGCCACGCACTTTCCCATCCCCCAG GAGGAGTCATGCAGCCATGAGTGCAACCAGCGGTTGGTCGTACTGTTTGGGGTGGGAAAGCAGCGCGATGATGCCCGCCATGCCATCAAGAAAATTACCAAGGATATCCTGAAGGTTCTGAACCGCAAGGGGACCGCGGAAACTG ACCAGCTTGCTCCTATTGTGCCTCTGAATCCTGGAGACCTGACATTCTTAG GTGGGGAGGATGGGCAGAAGCGGCGACGCAACCGGCCTGAAGCCTTCCCCACTGCTGAGGACATCTTTGCTAAGTTCCAGCACCTTTCTCATTATGACCAACACCAGGTCACGGCTCAG GTCTCCCGGAACGTTCTGGAGCAGATCACAAGCTTCGCCCTTGGCATGTCATACCACTTGCCTCTCGTGCAGCACGTGCAGTTCATCTTCGACCTCATGGAGTATTCACTCAGCATCAGTGGCCTCATCGACTTTGCCATACAG CTACTGAATGAACTGAGTGTCGTGGAGGCCGAGTTGCTTCTCAAATCCTCGGACCTGGTGGGCAGCTACACTACCAGCCTGTGCCTGTGCATTGTGGCTGTCCTGAGGCACTACCACGCCTGCCTCATCCTCAACCAGGACCAGATGGCACAGGTCTTTGAGGG GCTGTGTGGCGTCGTGAAGCATGGGATGAACCGGTCCGATGGCTCCTCTGCGGAACGCTGTATCCTTGCTTATCTCTATGATCTGTACACCTCCTGTAGCCATTTAAAGAGCAAATTTGGGGAGCTCTTCAG cGACTTCTGCTCCAAGGTGAAGAACACCATCTACTGCAACGTGGAGCCGTCAGAATCCAACATGCGCTGGGCGCCCGAGTTCATGATTGACACTCTGGAGAACCCGGCCGCTCACACCTTCACCTACACGGGGCTAGGCAAGAGTCTTAGTGAGAACCCTGCTAACCGCTACAGCTTTGTCTGCAATGCCCTTATGCACGTCTGTGTGGGGCACCATGATCCCGATAG GGTGAATGACATCGCCATCCTGTGTGCAGAGCTGACGGGCTATTGCAAGTCGCTGAGTGCGGAGTGGCTGGGGGTGCTTAAGGCCTTGTGCTGCTCCTCTAACAATGGCACCTGTGGTTTCAACGACCTCCTCTGCAACGTGGAT GTCAGTGACCTGTCGTTTCACGACTCACTGGCTACTTTTGTCGCCATCCTCATCGCTCGGCAGTGTTTGCTCTTAGAGGATCTGATTCGCTGCGCGGCCATCCCTTCCCTCCTTAATGCTG CCTGCAGTGAACAGGACTCGGAACCAGGGGCCCGGCTTACCTGCCGTATTCTCCTCCACCTTTTCAAGACACCTCAACTCAATCCTTGCCAGTCGGACGGAA ACAAGCCTACAGTAGGAATCCGCTCCTCCTGTGACCGCCACCTGCTGGCTGCCTCCCAGAACCGCATCGTGGATGGAGCTGTGTTTGCTGTTCTCAAGGCTGTGTTTGTACTTG GGGATGCGGAACTGAAGGGGTCGGGCTTCACTGTGACAGGAGGAACAGAAGAACttccagaggaggagggaggaggtggcagtGGCGGTCGGAGGCAGGGTGGCCGCAACATCTCTGTGGAGACAGCAAGTCTGGATGTCTATGCCAAGTACGTGCTACGCAGCATCTGCCAGCAG GAATGGGTAGGAGAACGTTGCCTTAAATCGCTGTGTGAGGACAGCAATGACCTGCAAGACCCAGTGTTGAGTAGTGCCCAGGCCCAGCGCCTCATGCAGCTCATCTGCTACCCACATCGACTGCTAGACAACGAGGATGGGGAGAACCCCCAGCGGCAGCGCATTAAGCGTATTCTCCAG AACTTGGACCAGTGGACCATGCGCCAGTCTTCCTTGGAGCTGCAGCTCATGATCAAGCAGACCCCTAAAAAT GAGATGAATTCCCTCCTAGAGAACATCGCCAAGGCCACAATCGAGGTTTTCCAGCAATCAGCAGAGACAGGGTCATCTTCTGGAAACACTGCGAGCAACATGCCCAGCAGCAGCAAGACCAAGCCTGTGCTCAG CTCCTTAGAGCGCTCTGGTGTATGGCTGGTGGCGCCTCTCATTGCCAAACTGCCCACCTCGGTCCAGGGGCACGTGTTAAAGGCTGCTGGGGAAGAACTGGAGAAGGGCCAGCACCTTGGTTCCTCTTCCCGCAAAGAACGTGATCGACAAAAGCAGAAGAG CATGTCCCTGTTGAGCCAGCAGCCCTTCTTATCCCTCGTGCTGACATGTCTCAAAGGGCAGGATGAGCAGCGTGAGGGACTCCTTACCTCCCTCTACAGCCAGGTGCACCAG ATTGTGAATAATTGGCGAGATGACCAGTACTTAGATGATTGCAAACCAAAGCAGCTAATGCACGAGGCCCTCAAACTGCGGCTCAACCTG GTGGGGGGCATGTTTGACACGGTGCAGCGCAGCACCCAGCAGACCACAGAGTGGGCTGTGCTCCTCCTGGAGATCATCATCAGCGGCACTGTCGACATGCAGTCCAACAA TGAGCTCTTCACCACAGTCTTGGACATGCTGAGTGTGCTCATCAATGGAACACTGGCCGCGGATATGTCCAGCATCTCCCAAGGCAGCATGGAGGAAAACAAACGTGCCTATATGAATCTGGTGAAGAAGCTGCAG AAGGAGTTGGGGGAGCGCCAGTCAGACAGTCTAGAAAAAGTTCGCCAGCTGCTGCCACTGCCTAAGCCGACCCGAGATGTCATCACATGTGAGCCACAGGGCTCCCTTATCGACACCAAGGGCAACAAGATTGCTGGCTTTGACTCCATCTTCAAGAAGGAG GGTCTGCAGGTTTCCACCAAACAAAAGATCTCTCCCTGGGATCTTTTTGAGGGCTTGAAGCCATCAGCACCACTGTCTTGGGGCTGGTTTGGAACAGTGCGGGTGGACCGGCGCGTGGCCCGCGGAGAGGAGCAACAGCGGCTGCTGCTCTACCACACGCACCTGAGGCCGCGGCCCCGTGCCTATTACCTGgagccgctgccgctgccgccggaAGATGAagagccccctgcccctgccctgctggaGCCTGAGAAAAAGGCTCCAGAACCCCCCAAAACCGACAAACCTGGGGCTGCCCCACCCAACACTGAGGAACGCAAGAAGAAGTCCACCAAGGGCAAGAAACGCAGCCAGCCTGCCGCCAAGACAGAG GACTATGGAATGGGCCCGGGCCGCAGTGGCCCCTATGGAGTGACAGTGCCTCCAGACCTCCTGCACCACGCCAACCCTGGCTCCATATCCCACCTTAGCTACAGGCAGGGCTCCATAGGCCTGTATACCCAGAACCAGCCACTACCGGCAG GCGGCCCTCGCGTGGACCCATACCGCCCTGTGCGGTTACCTATGCAGAAGATGCCAACCCGACCACCTTACCCTGGAGTGCTGCCCACGACCATGACTGGCGTCATGGGGCTGGAACCCTCCTCCTACAAGACCTCCGTGTACCGGCAGCAGCAGCCTGCGGTGCCCCAAGGACAGCGCCTTCGCCAACAGCTCCAG AGTCAGGGGATATTGGGACAGTCGTCTGTCCATCAGATGACTCCCAGCTCTTCCTACGGTTTGCAGACCTCCCAG ggctATACTCCTTATGTTTCTCATGTGGGATTACAGCAACACGCAGGCCCCGCAGGTACCATGGTGCCCCCCAGCTACTCCAGCCAGCCTTATCAGAGCACCCACCCTTCTACCAATCCTACTCTTGTAGATCCTACTCGCCACCTGCAACAGCGGCCCAGTGGCTATGTGCACCAGCAGGCCCCAACCTACGGACACGGGCTGACCTCCACTCAAAG GTTTTCACACCAGACCCTGCAGCAAACGCCCATGATAGGCACCATGGCCCAGCTGGGCGCACAGGGCGTCCAGGCCGGCGTCCGGTCGGCTTCCATTCTgcctgagcagcagcagcagcagcagcagcagcagcaacagcagcagcagcaacagcagcagcagcagcagcagcagcagcagcagcagcagcagcagcagcagcagcagcagcaacagtaCCACAtccggcagcagcagcagcagcagatccTGCGG cagcagcagcagcagcaacagcagcagcagcagcagcagcagcaacagcagcagcagcagcagcagcagcagcagcagcagcagcaacaacaagcacaccagcagcagcagcaggcggctccgccccagccccagccccagtcccagccccag TTCCAGCGCCAGGGGCTTCAGCAGACGCAGCAACAACAACAGACAGCGGCTTTGGTCCGGCAACTCCAACAACAGCTCTCCA ATACCCAGCCACAGCCCAGTACCAACATATTTGGACGCTACTGA